A genomic stretch from Chrysiogenes arsenatis DSM 11915 includes:
- a CDS encoding EAL domain-containing protein, with translation MITPPVQRNPFRQAQAQKLVDSIPLQRWIKAQVRAGLDEEAATEILRTYLHVLETLHDGDAKAAAHLFDQCATLLTEYNVPISDVMAWNRTVERVLGGPAIGKCGGSRWCSILQLALEKLSHSLLLHQAQAPEDYDLSLISTFSYTKFYMSLLEWMSDIRAHVIDILQAADTQSLPQQDYTCGFCALVQRADMRFLISEDSMAEEFWEYHLQCHRLAGELFEALRSDDYLVALLGYRRMQDAFYAAIRKFSNFFVLYYENSRPRFQQFLTRQLSNEGQVGLMVVNVVDYEPIAALWGAEAGDHLLEHLEMRIDKLLHGCGGGKIVYIRTGSLFIIAFIGMSDDIFMPLREHIVNALTTQEIRFRQTPIPFRLVSGSLILDAKLHDLPDELQTLWQYLAQRSAHTSANHVWIDPNDLGDFLKGLERHHCDREYLIEAFREELFTVFYQPIINTQTGRIEQVEILARIQDNGNHVSPGRYMDMIAGMGAMVNFDTLVLRRITQDFEQLATRCPSLFVNVHPISLRSSEYITELRNFTAAAQRSQIRVLFEITEQSLLTSMDVVDYLHHHHHIRLALDDFGSGYSSMSMVVQMAERGLLEVVKFDGSLVMGMLSSNASSQAVSALQQMAHGLGLKTVAECVENDEVLERVRAMGIDYAQGFGIYRPLPLDQLLAIEAHHFSHRH, from the coding sequence ATGATAACTCCCCCAGTCCAACGCAACCCATTCCGCCAAGCACAAGCGCAAAAGCTTGTCGATAGCATACCTCTGCAGCGCTGGATTAAGGCGCAGGTTCGTGCTGGCCTTGACGAAGAAGCCGCCACCGAAATCCTCCGCACCTACCTACACGTACTCGAAACCCTGCACGATGGTGATGCCAAAGCAGCGGCACATCTTTTTGATCAGTGCGCTACATTGCTTACCGAATATAATGTTCCTATCTCCGACGTGATGGCGTGGAACCGCACCGTCGAACGGGTACTTGGCGGCCCCGCAATCGGAAAATGTGGCGGATCGCGCTGGTGCTCCATTCTGCAGCTCGCCCTCGAAAAACTCTCCCACTCACTCCTCCTTCACCAAGCGCAAGCACCAGAAGATTACGACCTTTCGCTCATATCAACCTTTTCCTACACCAAATTTTATATGTCGCTTCTCGAATGGATGAGCGACATTCGCGCCCACGTCATCGACATCTTGCAAGCAGCCGACACACAATCCCTGCCCCAGCAAGACTACACTTGTGGTTTTTGCGCCTTAGTACAACGTGCGGATATGCGCTTTTTGATCAGCGAAGACTCCATGGCCGAAGAATTCTGGGAATACCACCTGCAATGCCATCGTCTTGCAGGGGAACTCTTTGAAGCCCTCCGTAGCGACGATTATCTGGTTGCGCTCCTTGGCTACCGCCGCATGCAAGATGCGTTTTATGCCGCCATTCGTAAATTCAGTAACTTCTTTGTCCTGTACTACGAAAACTCGCGCCCGCGCTTTCAGCAATTCCTAACGCGTCAACTCAGCAATGAAGGGCAAGTGGGTCTTATGGTCGTCAATGTTGTCGATTACGAACCGATAGCTGCCCTCTGGGGTGCCGAAGCAGGCGACCATCTCCTAGAACATCTCGAAATGCGTATCGATAAACTCCTGCACGGTTGCGGTGGCGGAAAAATCGTGTATATCCGCACCGGCTCGCTCTTTATTATTGCCTTTATTGGGATGAGTGACGATATTTTTATGCCTCTGCGCGAACATATCGTCAACGCACTAACTACACAGGAAATCCGTTTTCGACAAACACCCATCCCGTTTCGACTCGTTTCCGGCTCGCTCATACTCGATGCCAAACTTCACGACCTCCCCGATGAACTGCAAACACTCTGGCAATACCTTGCCCAGCGTTCCGCCCACACTTCGGCTAACCATGTCTGGATCGACCCAAATGACCTTGGCGACTTTCTGAAAGGGTTGGAGCGGCATCATTGTGATCGCGAATACCTGATTGAAGCCTTTCGCGAAGAGCTTTTCACCGTATTTTACCAACCAATTATCAACACGCAAACAGGTCGCATAGAACAAGTGGAAATCCTTGCCCGCATTCAGGATAACGGCAACCACGTCAGCCCAGGGCGCTACATGGATATGATCGCCGGCATGGGCGCGATGGTCAATTTTGACACTCTGGTCTTGCGCCGCATCACCCAAGACTTTGAACAACTGGCTACGCGCTGCCCGAGCCTTTTTGTCAACGTCCACCCGATCTCACTCCGTTCCAGCGAATACATTACCGAACTACGCAATTTTACCGCCGCCGCCCAGCGCAGTCAGATCCGCGTACTCTTTGAAATTACCGAACAATCACTACTGACCAGCATGGACGTCGTCGACTACCTCCATCACCATCACCACATCCGCCTCGCACTCGACGATTTTGGTTCCGGATATTCCAGCATGAGCATGGTCGTGCAAATGGCCGAACGCGGCTTGCTGGAAGTCGTCAAATTTGACGGCTCACTGGTTATGGGAATGCTGTCCAGCAATGCGTCGAGTCAGGCCGTCAGCGCCCTGCAACAGATGGCGCATGGGCTCGGACTGAAAACCGTTGCCGAATGTGTCGAAAACGACGAAGTGCTTGAGCGCGTACGCGCCATGGGAATTGACTACGCACAAGGTTTTGGCATCTACCGGCCACTCCCGCTCGATCAACTCTTAGCTATCGAAGCTCACCATTTCTCCCATCGGCATTAG
- a CDS encoding cold shock domain-containing protein: MKKHHQYDADRQPANVSHDYYSRVDQYPSHIGYSRPASTQTPSPSRPKPAPNPNRNTSKPKTAAVAPVPQSRGQNLQAGEITRIGNKGFGFIRCKESGDEVFFKTERFEGEAPPFVGQKVRFAMQEGNRGKFARIVYPA; encoded by the coding sequence TTGAAAAAGCACCACCAGTATGATGCCGATCGTCAACCGGCAAATGTTTCGCACGATTATTATTCGCGTGTCGACCAATATCCGTCGCACATTGGGTATTCGCGCCCCGCATCCACGCAGACGCCGTCACCATCACGTCCAAAGCCAGCACCAAATCCCAATCGGAACACATCAAAGCCCAAAACTGCTGCGGTAGCGCCTGTCCCGCAATCAAGAGGTCAGAACTTGCAGGCTGGCGAGATTACCCGCATTGGGAATAAAGGGTTTGGCTTTATTCGCTGTAAAGAGTCGGGCGATGAGGTCTTCTTTAAAACAGAGCGTTTCGAAGGGGAAGCTCCTCCTTTCGTGGGGCAAAAAGTTCGCTTTGCCATGCAAGAGGGGAATCGCGGGAAATTTGCCCGTATCGTTTACCCAGCGTAA
- a CDS encoding DUF1858 domain-containing protein, with translation MSQQKITPDMGIMDVVQQYPQTVEVFASFGLGCLGCAAARFENISQGAGAHGIELAELLEALNNVID, from the coding sequence ATGTCACAGCAAAAAATTACCCCAGATATGGGAATTATGGATGTTGTACAACAATATCCACAGACCGTTGAAGTTTTCGCCAGCTTTGGCCTCGGCTGTTTAGGCTGCGCAGCGGCCAGATTCGAAAACATTTCGCAGGGCGCTGGTGCTCACGGCATCGAGCTTGCGGAACTACTGGAAGCACTGAATAACGTTATTGACTAA
- a CDS encoding polyprenyl synthetase family protein — MNIGEVYALLVSEVARIEQEIQGNLHSRVARVKEIGEYIFSSGGKRLRPLLVLLACKQCEGNVDRAIRIGGVVEYIHTATLLHDDVIDEASLRRGRHSANFTFGNPXVILVGDYLYSKAFEVLVADGDPRIQRTLSKVTTLMSEGEVFQLVKSFDFGISLEDYFNIIEHKTAILIAACAQCGGYTGNADEATAQALWDYGYNLGMAFQIIDDILDYMGDTGTLGKSIGTDLREGKMTIPLLKLRDAADHDERTQLQAIVERHEPPTSEELAFVIRLMEQYDIRQHSLAVGQKFIDASREAAEKLSNNMYRTAMLSVCDYVLERQR, encoded by the coding sequence ATGAACATTGGCGAAGTTTACGCCCTGCTGGTTTCTGAGGTTGCCCGTATTGAACAGGAAATTCAGGGAAATCTCCACTCGCGGGTCGCGCGAGTAAAAGAAATAGGCGAATATATTTTCAGCAGCGGTGGCAAGCGGCTCCGCCCACTTCTTGTGTTGCTCGCATGCAAGCAGTGTGAGGGGAATGTTGATCGAGCTATCCGCATTGGCGGTGTTGTGGAGTACATTCATACTGCAACCCTTTTGCACGATGATGTTATTGACGAAGCAAGTTTGCGGCGTGGCCGCCACTCGGCAAACTTTACATTTGGTAACCCNNCCGTCATTTTAGTTGGCGACTATCTCTATTCGAAAGCTTTTGAAGTGTTGGTCGCAGATGGCGATCCCCGCATTCAGCGGACACTTTCCAAGGTCACAACTTTGATGAGTGAAGGCGAAGTGTTTCAGTTAGTCAAATCGTTTGATTTTGGCATCTCGCTTGAGGATTACTTCAATATTATCGAGCACAAGACCGCCATTCTGATTGCGGCTTGCGCGCAATGCGGTGGCTATACGGGCAACGCGGATGAAGCAACGGCGCAGGCGCTCTGGGATTACGGCTACAATCTTGGTATGGCTTTTCAGATCATCGACGATATTCTCGACTACATGGGCGACACGGGGACACTTGGCAAGAGCATTGGCACTGACCTACGTGAAGGGAAGATGACCATCCCGCTCCTGAAGCTTCGCGATGCGGCAGACCACGACGAACGCACACAACTGCAGGCTATTGTTGAACGGCATGAACCGCCGACGAGTGAAGAACTGGCTTTTGTTATTCGGCTCATGGAGCAATATGATATTCGGCAGCACTCTTTAGCCGTTGGTCAGAAATTTATTGATGCGTCGCGCGAAGCAGCGGAAAAACTGAGTAACAACATGTACCGCACGGCGATGCTGTCGGTATGTGATTACGTTTTGGAACGCCAGCGCTAA
- a CDS encoding STAS domain-containing protein yields the protein MHTVENKNDIAVITIGEDLNNPKSNMAFNDFMKKVYEEHKPRNLVLSFANVVFIDSSGIKEIILAHRHQQNVGGVLACVDMSPSLRELFEMVRLDKVFKIFPDRESMEKTLLGDL from the coding sequence ATGCACACGGTAGAAAACAAAAATGACATTGCCGTCATCACCATTGGCGAAGATCTCAACAATCCGAAGTCGAATATGGCGTTCAATGATTTTATGAAAAAAGTCTACGAAGAGCACAAACCACGCAATCTTGTCTTGTCGTTTGCGAACGTTGTATTCATTGATAGTTCTGGTATTAAAGAGATAATTCTTGCTCATCGCCACCAACAAAACGTTGGCGGCGTTTTAGCGTGCGTTGATATGAGCCCGTCGTTACGTGAGCTTTTTGAAATGGTTCGGCTTGATAAGGTATTCAAGATTTTCCCTGACCGCGAATCAATGGAAAAAACGCTGTTGGGGGATCTTTGA
- a CDS encoding Maf family protein translates to MSFILASASPRRSQLLQSLGWEFVVRPSHVAETTERTDPADIVVELAARKAQAVIRDSDSWILGADTIVVLDNRILEKPADRTENREMLRALSGRTHTVYGGIALVCPRENRTWIETVATQVTFHDLSDAMIEWYVESGSGLDKAGGYGIQDRSSIFVASITGCYDNVVGLSRNRLYAMACQSGLLRWMEHGRVGCAL, encoded by the coding sequence TTGAGTTTTATTCTCGCATCGGCATCACCTCGGCGCTCCCAGCTCTTACAATCACTTGGCTGGGAGTTTGTCGTTCGTCCATCGCATGTTGCCGAAACAACGGAACGAACCGATCCGGCTGATATTGTAGTGGAACTCGCGGCGCGCAAAGCGCAGGCCGTTATACGGGACAGTGACAGCTGGATTCTTGGCGCGGATACAATTGTGGTACTTGACAATCGTATTCTGGAAAAGCCTGCCGACCGTACAGAAAATCGTGAAATGTTGCGTGCCCTTTCCGGTAGAACGCATACCGTGTATGGTGGTATCGCGCTGGTTTGTCCCCGCGAAAACCGCACGTGGATAGAAACCGTTGCGACGCAGGTGACGTTTCACGATTTGAGCGATGCCATGATTGAATGGTACGTTGAGTCGGGCAGTGGTCTTGATAAGGCAGGCGGTTATGGCATACAGGATCGCTCATCCATCTTTGTTGCTTCGATCACAGGATGTTATGACAATGTGGTTGGTTTAAGCCGTAATCGACTGTACGCTATGGCATGTCAGTCTGGCTTGTTGCGATGGATGGAACACGGGAGAGTCGGTTGCGCATTGTAG
- the rsmD gene encoding 16S rRNA (guanine(966)-N(2))-methyltransferase RsmD — protein MRIVGGSRKGLQVLCPSGDSVRPTTDLMRESLFNILGQQLKDLTFLDLFSGTGAVAIEAASRGARVMAVENHRLAVRYLRKNIQNSTLPIELSNMDALNFLQSSTQQYDIIFADPPYDANYYQPILEIVSRQRLLSDIGVLILEHRTLEEVRGIAPLTLYKNRKYGNKMFSFLQMESELV, from the coding sequence TTGCGCATTGTAGGAGGAAGCCGCAAAGGGCTACAGGTTTTGTGCCCGTCGGGTGATAGCGTCCGGCCGACGACTGACTTAATGCGCGAAAGCCTGTTTAATATCTTAGGGCAGCAATTGAAAGACCTGACGTTTCTGGATCTTTTTAGCGGCACTGGCGCGGTCGCGATAGAAGCTGCCAGCCGTGGAGCACGTGTGATGGCCGTAGAAAATCATCGTCTGGCTGTGCGCTATCTCCGCAAAAACATTCAAAACAGTACCTTACCAATCGAACTCAGCAATATGGATGCGTTAAACTTTCTACAAAGTAGTACGCAGCAATACGATATTATTTTTGCCGATCCCCCGTATGATGCCAACTACTACCAGCCGATACTCGAAATAGTCAGTCGTCAGCGACTCCTGAGCGATATCGGTGTGCTCATTCTTGAGCACCGCACGCTTGAGGAAGTGCGCGGCATTGCCCCGTTAACCCTCTATAAAAACCGGAAGTATGGAAACAAGATGTTTAGCTTTTTGCAAATGGAATCGGAGCTGGTATGA
- the coaD gene encoding pantetheine-phosphate adenylyltransferase → MTCAVYPGTFDPITIGHLDIIERGATMFDELIVAVASNDRKHPRISHADRIDLIRESVSHLPNVTVEGLSKLLIDYLTERQISYVIRGLRAVSDFEYELQMALMNRQMYPELETIFLMPRQEYIFLSSSMVREIGYLGGDFSKFVPHSVYDRIREFLIKS, encoded by the coding sequence ATGACGTGTGCAGTCTACCCGGGGACATTTGATCCCATCACCATTGGACATCTGGATATCATCGAACGTGGTGCTACCATGTTTGATGAATTGATTGTTGCTGTTGCCAGCAACGATCGCAAGCACCCACGCATTTCACACGCCGATCGCATCGATTTGATCCGCGAGAGCGTTTCTCACCTGCCAAATGTAACCGTTGAAGGATTATCGAAGCTGCTCATTGACTATCTGACCGAACGTCAGATATCTTATGTTATTCGCGGATTGCGGGCGGTGAGCGACTTTGAATACGAGTTGCAAATGGCGCTTATGAATCGGCAAATGTACCCTGAACTTGAGACCATTTTTTTAATGCCTCGTCAGGAGTACATTTTCCTTTCTTCCAGTATGGTGCGCGAAATCGGCTACCTTGGAGGAGATTTCAGCAAGTTTGTCCCGCACAGCGTATATGATCGCATTCGTGAATTTTTGATCAAATCCTGA
- a CDS encoding pyridoxal phosphate-dependent aminotransferase produces the protein MKERLSDRVNSIQPSPTIAITTKANQMKADGLNVIGFGAGEPDFDTPDHIKYAAIAGLVKGNTKYTPADGMVALKDAIIHKFKRDNGLTFARNQITVNVGAKHTLFNIYMALLNPGDEVIIPAPYWVSYPDMALMCDAVPVFVDTREEDNFSMTPDMLEKAITPKTKFVVLNNPSNPTGAGYSKEALEALAAVIVKHDLICISDEIYEKLTYGDFKFVSIASLGEEIRKRTIIVNGLSKEWAMTGWRIGYAAGDPAIISAIGKIQSQSTTNPTSFAQDGAIAALLGPQEKIQEFVKAFDERRTYIVERFNTIPGLSCIYPNGAFYVFPNIAKIFGKKTAEGKVIKDSSDFADYLLAEALVAIVPGIAFGAEGFMRLSYAMSMKAIIEGMDRIEAAVRKLS, from the coding sequence ATGAAAGAACGTCTTTCCGACCGCGTTAACTCGATTCAGCCCTCACCGACCATTGCCATCACAACGAAAGCCAATCAAATGAAAGCTGACGGCCTGAACGTTATTGGTTTTGGCGCTGGTGAACCCGACTTTGACACGCCTGACCACATCAAATATGCCGCTATCGCCGGCCTTGTTAAAGGGAACACGAAATACACGCCAGCCGATGGCATGGTGGCACTCAAAGACGCCATCATTCATAAGTTCAAGCGTGATAACGGCTTGACTTTTGCCCGCAACCAAATCACCGTCAACGTGGGGGCCAAGCACACCCTGTTCAACATCTATATGGCGCTTTTGAACCCTGGTGACGAAGTCATCATCCCTGCGCCATACTGGGTCAGCTACCCTGACATGGCGCTGATGTGCGATGCCGTACCGGTGTTCGTTGACACTCGTGAAGAAGACAACTTCAGCATGACGCCTGACATGCTCGAAAAAGCGATCACTCCGAAAACCAAATTCGTAGTGCTGAATAACCCATCAAATCCGACTGGTGCCGGTTATAGTAAAGAGGCGCTCGAAGCTCTTGCTGCCGTTATCGTGAAGCACGACCTGATTTGCATCAGCGACGAAATCTATGAAAAGCTTACCTACGGTGATTTCAAATTCGTCTCTATCGCGTCACTTGGCGAAGAAATCCGCAAGCGGACGATTATCGTCAATGGTCTTTCCAAAGAGTGGGCCATGACCGGCTGGCGCATTGGTTACGCGGCTGGTGATCCTGCCATCATCAGCGCGATTGGCAAAATTCAGTCGCAATCTACTACGAATCCGACCAGCTTTGCGCAGGATGGTGCGATTGCCGCGCTGCTTGGACCGCAGGAAAAAATCCAAGAATTCGTGAAGGCGTTTGATGAGCGCCGCACGTACATTGTGGAGCGCTTCAATACCATTCCAGGCCTTTCGTGCATTTATCCAAATGGAGCCTTCTACGTGTTCCCGAACATTGCGAAAATCTTCGGCAAAAAAACCGCCGAAGGCAAAGTGATTAAAGACTCTTCTGATTTTGCCGATTACCTCTTGGCAGAAGCGCTGGTTGCAATCGTTCCGGGTATCGCCTTTGGTGCCGAAGGGTTTATGCGTCTGAGCTATGCTATGTCGATGAAAGCTATCATCGAAGGGATGGATCGGATTGAGGCTGCAGTTCGCAAGCTGAGCTAA